A genomic stretch from Microbacterium proteolyticum includes:
- a CDS encoding putative Ig domain-containing protein: MRTTKALVPVLALGLVASGVAVGAGAPAMAAACTTTPTTWTDLQDAFANAPLSGAVICLGADITSPASPTANLSLNPPVGSNVVFDLNGHSLTSVLNPGGPSSPDAGIDVSAGKTLTIDATGGGSLTISGGVLSAAIGAHNGDDLGTIIINGGTINVSTVGDGAGIGGANLSFSGGGSITINGGDVTATTNNCGPGIGAGEYNTVAADITITGGTITAHGTCGSPGIGGAAGGSGGNITITGGVITATATQGAGIGGVIDSPGANITMSGGELIASTAPSGGANGAALGSGYTFGNGPLRAPGTLTLIGAGVPTPTSGTSPRGSSPTATVQQGPPGVIFTQTTQDGTATQPAMTHIVFARVAPPQIITPSVADGTVGAPYSQTVDATGTGPLAFGVSAGALPPGLTLDPVTGVISGQPSQAGSFTFTVEVSGPGGTTSRSYTVTFAAAPQPSPTPSAPTAPASMPSAAAAAPTPTASLSAKRLAVTGTDSTGVIVAGVAGVVLLLAGAVALAVRRRRRS; this comes from the coding sequence ATGCGCACCACCAAGGCTCTCGTTCCCGTTCTGGCGCTCGGCCTGGTCGCCTCCGGCGTCGCCGTGGGCGCCGGAGCACCGGCGATGGCCGCCGCCTGCACCACGACCCCCACGACCTGGACCGACCTCCAGGACGCGTTCGCGAACGCGCCGCTCTCGGGTGCGGTGATCTGCCTCGGGGCCGACATCACGTCGCCCGCGTCGCCGACCGCCAATCTGTCGCTGAATCCGCCCGTCGGGTCGAACGTCGTCTTCGATCTGAACGGCCACTCCTTGACGAGTGTGCTCAACCCCGGGGGGCCCAGTTCCCCCGACGCGGGCATCGATGTCAGTGCCGGCAAGACCCTCACCATCGACGCCACGGGCGGAGGATCCCTGACGATCAGCGGGGGAGTGCTGTCGGCCGCGATCGGCGCCCACAACGGCGATGACCTCGGGACCATCATCATCAACGGCGGGACGATCAACGTCTCGACGGTCGGAGACGGCGCCGGCATCGGGGGAGCGAACTTGTCCTTCTCGGGAGGCGGCTCGATCACCATCAACGGCGGCGACGTCACCGCGACGACGAACAACTGCGGTCCCGGAATCGGGGCGGGCGAGTACAACACCGTCGCTGCAGACATCACGATCACCGGCGGCACCATCACCGCCCACGGCACCTGCGGAAGTCCGGGGATCGGTGGGGCGGCCGGGGGATCCGGAGGGAACATCACCATCACCGGCGGCGTGATCACCGCGACCGCCACCCAGGGCGCCGGCATCGGGGGCGTGATCGACAGCCCCGGCGCGAACATCACGATGTCGGGCGGTGAGCTCATCGCGTCGACCGCACCCAGCGGCGGAGCCAATGGTGCGGCGCTCGGCTCGGGGTACACGTTCGGGAACGGGCCGCTTCGCGCCCCCGGGACCCTGACGCTGATCGGCGCCGGCGTGCCGACGCCGACGTCGGGCACGAGCCCCCGGGGTTCGTCGCCGACCGCGACGGTGCAGCAGGGCCCTCCGGGAGTGATCTTCACCCAGACCACGCAGGATGGCACGGCGACGCAGCCGGCGATGACGCACATCGTGTTCGCGCGGGTTGCCCCGCCGCAGATCATCACACCTTCGGTCGCCGACGGCACGGTGGGTGCGCCGTATTCGCAGACGGTGGATGCCACGGGCACCGGTCCGCTGGCCTTCGGCGTGAGCGCGGGGGCGCTGCCGCCCGGGTTGACGCTGGACCCGGTGACCGGGGTCATCTCGGGTCAACCGTCGCAGGCGGGGTCGTTCACCTTCACGGTCGAAGTCTCCGGTCCGGGCGGGACGACGTCGCGTTCGTACACGGTCACGTTCGCCGCCGCGCCGCAGCCGAGCCCGACCCCGTCCGCGCCGACTGCGCCGGCATCCATGCCCTCGGCGGCCGCCGCTGCGCCGACACCCACGGCATCCCTGAGCGCGAAGAGGCTCGCCGTGACCGGAACGGACAGCACCGGCGTCATCGTCGCGGGTGTCGCCGGGGTGGTGCTGCTGCTGGCCGGGGCCGTCGCCCTCGCCGTTCGTCGCCGTCGGCGCAGCTGA
- a CDS encoding DUF2273 domain-containing protein codes for MSATTKGALFGLVLALSALIFGFWGFILVALFMVIGAVVARVTAGELDFRNIVNAFTGRSTS; via the coding sequence GTGAGCGCCACGACGAAGGGCGCCCTGTTCGGGCTCGTGCTCGCCCTCAGCGCCCTCATCTTCGGATTCTGGGGCTTCATCCTCGTGGCCCTCTTCATGGTCATCGGTGCGGTCGTTGCGCGCGTCACGGCGGGTGAGCTGGACTTCCGCAACATCGTCAACGCGTTCACGGGTCGGAGCACGTCGTGA
- a CDS encoding Asp23/Gls24 family envelope stress response protein: MTTIDTTVDTPDLNAAASLAATAAASVPGVHALGSLIGRASDAVRERVGLASTAPGVKIDTDRADSVSATISLVVDYPHKLREVSEAVRTAVRSALEPLGRGTIDVNVIVTGVFGPFDRDVVDEAEEKADAVAARASEAVDDVKARSKDLAAQASAAAEDVKAKSRDVAASASETVDAAVAKTKDVAAGAAAAVDETVKAARERVAATNADADIAAADRVTDGLEPSRPAANAIEDDRGDVSDVVAEALEDAAIDIAIAADEVRADDTTPATDSVQSVVEDDRPRP; the protein is encoded by the coding sequence ATGACCACCATCGACACCACCGTCGACACCCCGGATCTGAACGCCGCGGCATCCTTGGCGGCGACCGCGGCGGCATCCGTTCCCGGCGTGCACGCGCTCGGGAGCTTGATCGGCCGCGCCTCGGATGCCGTCCGCGAGCGCGTCGGCCTCGCCAGCACCGCGCCGGGCGTCAAGATCGACACCGACCGTGCGGACTCCGTCTCCGCGACCATCTCGCTCGTCGTCGACTACCCGCACAAGCTGCGCGAGGTCTCCGAGGCGGTACGCACCGCGGTGCGCTCGGCCCTCGAGCCCCTCGGGCGCGGCACGATCGACGTCAACGTGATCGTGACGGGTGTCTTCGGACCGTTCGACCGCGACGTCGTCGACGAAGCGGAGGAGAAGGCGGATGCCGTGGCCGCCCGCGCATCGGAAGCGGTCGACGACGTGAAGGCGCGGTCGAAGGACCTCGCGGCTCAGGCCTCGGCCGCGGCCGAGGACGTGAAGGCGAAGTCGAGGGATGTCGCCGCCAGCGCGTCCGAGACAGTCGACGCCGCCGTGGCGAAGACGAAGGACGTCGCCGCCGGTGCCGCAGCCGCCGTAGATGAGACCGTGAAGGCTGCGCGCGAGCGCGTCGCAGCCACAAACGCCGACGCGGATATCGCGGCCGCGGATCGCGTCACGGACGGCCTCGAGCCGTCGCGTCCCGCCGCGAACGCAATTGAGGATGATCGGGGTGACGTGAGCGACGTGGTGGCCGAGGCACTCGAAGACGCTGCGATCGACATCGCGATCGCCGCCGACGAGGTGCGCGCCGACGACACGACGCCGGCGACGGACAGCGTGCAGTCAGTGGTGGAGGACGACCGTCCCCGCCCCTGA
- a CDS encoding FAD-dependent oxidoreductase: MAVQTLRTTCVIAGGGPAGMVLGLLLARRGIRVTVIEKHRDFLRDFRGDTVHPSTLRLLDDLGLFARFDRLPQSHVRQLRLPTEAGPEVVVADLTRLPTPHPYIAMVPQWDLLDLLAEAASAEPTFTLLREHEVTGVLRGGGSVRGLTFRSPEGDGEVRADLTVAADGRWSTVRRALDLPLREFPVPFDVWWFRITTDQRLADVLLPRIRRGRIGIPIPRRGYVQVAWIARKGTDAALRAAGIDAFRADVAELLPDLAGDTASIATMDDVKHLDVRVDRLRRWHANGVVCIGDAAHAMSPAGGVGINLAVQDAVAAARLLAGPLRRGSLAGPRSGRLLARVQRRRRLPTAVMQSLQRLVHSRAIAPVIEGRNAAILPRAAGILLRIVPGLSVIPAFLVGIGPRPERAPRWARR; this comes from the coding sequence ATGGCCGTGCAGACCCTTCGCACCACGTGCGTGATCGCCGGTGGCGGACCGGCCGGAATGGTTCTCGGGCTGTTGCTCGCGCGACGCGGCATCCGGGTCACCGTGATCGAGAAGCATCGCGATTTCCTCCGCGACTTCCGCGGCGACACCGTGCACCCCTCCACCCTGCGCCTGCTCGACGACCTCGGCCTGTTCGCGCGCTTCGACCGACTGCCGCAGTCGCACGTGCGCCAGTTGCGCCTGCCGACGGAAGCCGGACCGGAGGTCGTCGTCGCCGATCTCACACGACTGCCGACGCCCCACCCCTACATCGCGATGGTTCCGCAGTGGGACCTGCTCGATCTGCTGGCCGAAGCCGCCTCGGCCGAGCCGACCTTCACCCTGCTGCGCGAGCACGAGGTCACGGGGGTGCTGCGGGGCGGCGGGAGCGTTCGTGGGTTGACGTTCCGCTCGCCCGAGGGTGACGGCGAGGTGCGGGCGGATCTCACCGTCGCGGCCGACGGCCGATGGTCGACCGTGCGGCGCGCGCTCGATCTGCCGCTCCGGGAGTTCCCCGTGCCGTTCGACGTGTGGTGGTTCCGCATCACCACCGACCAGCGGCTCGCCGACGTGCTCCTCCCGCGCATCCGCCGGGGCCGGATCGGCATCCCCATCCCGCGCCGAGGGTACGTGCAGGTCGCGTGGATCGCGCGCAAGGGCACGGATGCCGCGCTCCGCGCCGCCGGAATCGACGCGTTCCGGGCCGATGTCGCAGAGCTGCTGCCCGACCTCGCCGGCGACACCGCCTCGATCGCGACGATGGACGACGTCAAACACCTCGACGTGCGCGTCGATCGCCTGCGCCGCTGGCACGCCAACGGTGTGGTCTGCATCGGCGATGCGGCGCACGCCATGTCGCCCGCCGGGGGCGTGGGCATCAACCTGGCGGTTCAGGATGCCGTAGCCGCGGCGCGACTGCTAGCCGGGCCGCTGCGGCGGGGGTCGTTGGCGGGTCCGCGGTCGGGGCGCCTGCTCGCTCGCGTCCAGCGGCGCCGGCGGTTGCCGACGGCGGTCATGCAGTCGCTGCAGCGTCTCGTGCACTCCCGTGCGATCGCACCGGTGATCGAGGGGCGGAACGCCGCGATCCTGCCGCGCGCCGCCGGGATCCTGCTTCGGATCGTCCCGGGTCTGAGTGTCATTCCGGCGTTCCTCGTCGGCATCGGACCCCGGCCCGAGCGCGCGCCGCGGTGGGCTCGTCGCTGA
- a CDS encoding Asp23/Gls24 family envelope stress response protein: MATDAPTTPAAKNVPQAASRVNRPVGGQQTHTDGKTTIADGVVGKVVGIAAREVSGVYALGGGGARALGAIRDAINATDLTQGVKVEVGETQVAADVTIVVEYGVPIQEVADEVRSRVAAAIDRLVGLEVVEVNVDVNDVHIPGDDNSDDDNEKRVQ; this comes from the coding sequence ATGGCTACTGACGCCCCCACCACCCCCGCTGCGAAGAACGTCCCCCAGGCGGCGTCGCGTGTGAACCGTCCCGTCGGCGGTCAGCAGACGCACACCGACGGCAAGACCACGATCGCCGATGGCGTCGTCGGCAAGGTCGTCGGCATCGCCGCCCGCGAGGTCTCGGGCGTGTACGCCCTCGGTGGCGGCGGAGCCCGTGCGCTCGGCGCCATCCGCGACGCGATCAACGCGACCGACCTGACGCAGGGCGTCAAGGTCGAGGTCGGCGAGACCCAGGTCGCCGCCGACGTCACGATCGTCGTCGAGTACGGCGTGCCGATCCAGGAGGTCGCCGACGAGGTGCGCAGCCGCGTCGCCGCCGCGATCGACCGTCTCGTGGGTCTCGAGGTCGTCGAGGTCAATGTCGATGTGAACGACGTCCACATCCCGGGCGACGACAACAGCGACGACGACAACGAAAAGCGCGTCCAGTGA
- a CDS encoding putative Ig domain-containing protein, which produces MKRFPTTASVSALAIGLIASGLAVGTASPVAAAACTATPTTWTDLQDAFANAPLSGGVICLGADISDAAASPMTGANMLLSQPGGSDLVFDLNGHSLTRVLNRGGSNSDVAGINVDAGKTLTIDATGGGSLLISGGAYSAAIGASNGNDLGTIIINGGTIDVSTLWDGAGIGATNFSMIGGGSITINGGDITATTYSCGPGIGAGEYASVPADITITGGTVTAHGTCGSPGIGGAGGASGGNITITGGVITATATQGAGIGGAIDSPGANITMSGGELTASTVPNGGYNGAALGTGYTFGNGPLRDPGTLTLIGAGVPTPTSGSSVRASSPMATVQPGVPGVTFTQTTEDGTATDGPRTHIVFARPVAPQITTPTVADGTVGAAYSQTLDATGTGPLTFALSAGALPPGLTLDPVAGVISGQPTQAGSFTFTVEVSGPGGTTSRSYTVMLAAAPSSTPSATATPSVTPAPASPSAASPAAASPAAPKKLAATGADTAGLIVAGTAGAALLLAGALAGVLRRRRLN; this is translated from the coding sequence ATGAAGCGTTTCCCCACGACGGCCTCCGTCAGCGCGTTGGCGATCGGGCTGATCGCGTCCGGGCTCGCCGTCGGCACGGCCTCGCCGGTCGCGGCGGCGGCCTGCACCGCGACCCCCACGACCTGGACCGACTTGCAGGACGCGTTCGCGAACGCGCCCCTGTCGGGCGGCGTGATCTGCCTCGGGGCGGACATCTCGGATGCCGCGGCATCGCCGATGACCGGGGCGAACATGCTGCTCAGCCAGCCCGGCGGATCCGACCTCGTCTTCGACTTGAACGGTCACAGTCTGACGCGGGTGCTCAACCGCGGGGGCTCGAACAGCGATGTCGCGGGCATCAACGTCGACGCGGGGAAGACCCTGACCATCGACGCCACGGGCGGCGGTTCCCTTCTCATCAGCGGGGGAGCGTACTCGGCCGCGATCGGCGCATCCAACGGCAACGACCTCGGCACCATCATCATCAACGGCGGAACCATCGACGTCTCCACTCTGTGGGACGGCGCCGGCATCGGGGCAACGAACTTCTCGATGATCGGGGGTGGTTCGATCACCATCAACGGCGGGGACATCACCGCCACCACCTACAGCTGCGGCCCCGGCATCGGAGCGGGGGAGTACGCCAGCGTCCCCGCCGACATCACGATCACCGGCGGCACCGTCACCGCTCACGGCACGTGTGGAAGTCCGGGCATCGGCGGGGCGGGCGGTGCATCCGGCGGGAACATCACCATCACCGGCGGCGTCATCACGGCGACCGCCACCCAGGGCGCCGGAATCGGCGGCGCCATCGACAGCCCCGGTGCGAACATCACGATGTCGGGCGGTGAGCTCACCGCGTCGACCGTGCCCAACGGCGGATACAACGGTGCGGCGCTCGGCACGGGGTACACGTTCGGCAACGGGCCGCTTCGCGACCCCGGGACCCTCACGCTGATCGGCGCCGGCGTGCCGACACCGACATCGGGGTCGAGCGTGCGCGCGTCGTCGCCGATGGCGACGGTGCAGCCCGGTGTTCCCGGGGTGACGTTCACGCAGACCACCGAGGACGGGACGGCGACGGACGGTCCACGGACCCATATCGTCTTCGCTCGCCCGGTCGCCCCGCAGATCACGACGCCCACGGTCGCCGACGGCACGGTCGGGGCGGCGTACTCGCAGACGCTCGACGCCACGGGCACCGGCCCGCTGACTTTCGCATTGAGCGCCGGGGCCCTGCCGCCCGGATTGACGCTGGACCCCGTGGCCGGGGTGATCTCGGGTCAGCCGACGCAGGCGGGGTCGTTCACTTTCACGGTCGAGGTCTCCGGCCCGGGCGGGACGACGTCGCGCTCGTACACGGTGATGCTCGCCGCTGCACCGTCGTCCACACCGTCCGCAACGGCTACACCGTCGGTCACTCCGGCGCCCGCATCCCCCTCGGCCGCTTCGCCGGCGGCCGCGTCACCCGCGGCCCCGAAGAAGCTGGCCGCCACCGGCGCAGACACCGCAGGACTGATCGTCGCCGGGACGGCAGGGGCGGCGCTGCTGCTTGCCGGGGCTCTCGCCGGCGTCCTGCGCCGCCGTCGACTCAACTGA
- the fdhD gene encoding formate dehydrogenase accessory sulfurtransferase FdhD, protein MGRLTASRRVTRITLDGVNRQRPDAVAVEEPLEIRVAGAPLSVTMRTPGHDVELAAGFLVSEGVLHRGDQFARAIHCGGPGTGGADGNTYNVLDLTLAPGVALPSRDIARSFYTTSSCGVCGTASIDAVEKVSSYDVSSDGIQVSANDIAAFPDRLREQQKTFDKTGGLHGAALFDGATGELLVAREDVGRHNAVDKVVGWALLNDRLPLRGTVLQVSGRVSFELVQKAVMAGIPILSAVSAPSSLAIELAERAGLTLAAFVRGSSMNLYTRADRIRVPSTTPAAEEVASVR, encoded by the coding sequence ATGGGCCGCCTCACCGCCTCCCGCCGCGTCACGCGCATCACCCTCGACGGGGTGAACCGGCAGCGGCCGGATGCCGTGGCCGTCGAAGAACCGCTCGAGATCCGGGTGGCGGGCGCCCCGCTGTCGGTGACCATGCGCACGCCCGGTCACGACGTCGAACTCGCCGCCGGCTTCCTGGTGTCGGAGGGCGTCCTTCATCGTGGCGACCAGTTCGCTCGCGCCATCCACTGCGGAGGGCCGGGAACGGGGGGCGCCGACGGCAACACCTACAACGTGCTCGATCTGACCCTCGCCCCGGGAGTGGCCCTGCCGTCCCGCGACATCGCCCGGTCGTTCTACACGACGAGCTCGTGCGGCGTGTGCGGCACGGCATCCATCGACGCTGTGGAGAAGGTGTCGAGCTACGACGTGTCCTCCGACGGCATCCAGGTGTCCGCGAACGACATCGCCGCCTTCCCCGACCGCCTGCGCGAGCAGCAGAAGACGTTCGACAAGACCGGCGGGCTGCACGGCGCGGCACTGTTCGACGGCGCGACGGGCGAGCTGCTCGTCGCCCGCGAAGACGTCGGCCGACACAACGCGGTCGACAAAGTCGTGGGGTGGGCGCTGCTGAACGACCGGTTGCCGCTGCGCGGAACCGTGCTGCAGGTGTCGGGCCGCGTGAGCTTCGAGCTGGTGCAGAAGGCCGTGATGGCCGGCATCCCGATCCTCTCCGCCGTGTCGGCGCCCTCCTCGCTCGCCATCGAGCTCGCCGAGCGCGCGGGGCTCACCCTCGCCGCGTTCGTGCGCGGGTCGAGCATGAACCTCTACACCCGCGCTGATCGCATTCGGGTTCCATCCACAACCCCCGCAGCAGAAGAGGTCGCGAGCGTACGCTGA
- a CDS encoding FdhF/YdeP family oxidoreductase, whose protein sequence is MGESFGLTTEKPRQGGLGPRVDGDWSSTGAYEHPAAGWGAALTVGKVLLEQRQPVAGTKAMFTMNHPKSGFDCPGCAWPDDKGVTLDICENGIKHVTWEMTHKRVGKEFFAAHSVTELSQWSDFELEDAGRLVGPMVYDATTDHYVPISWNDAFRLIAQQLTALESPDQAAFYTSGRLSNEASFLYQLFARELGTNNLPDCSNMCHEGSGRGLTASLATGKGTADLEDWENADALFILGVNAASNAPRMLTSLAEAIDRGAQIVHVNPLREVAATRTIVPHEIVDMATFHSTPTSTMNLQVRPGGDLALVRGMAKVVFEASKTDPTALDQAFLDEYTSGFDDYRALVEATSWSELVEQAGLTEAEIRAAAAVYLASERCVISWCLGVSQHQHGVDTVREIVNLLLLRGNVGRLGTGPSPVRGHSNVQGNRTCGINHKPTEEWLAKLDEVCGITSPREPGLDTVHTVAALHRGDLKVFLGMGGNFVRAAPDTKLTAEGMSRCELTAHVSTKLNRSHLTHGKQALILPCLGRTERDEQESGPQSISTEDAMSAVILSRGSRKPASPHLLSEPEIIARIARATMPDSATPWDWYVGDYDRIRDTMSRVLPGFEGFNELVRQPYGFRIPQPARERVFRTPSGKAEFSDAALPDVIPEEADVLVLQTMRSHDQWNTTIYSADDRYRGVRNIRELVFMNRRDMKERGIAEGDLVDIVATSRDGSVRSVTAFRALEYDTPRGSAAGYFPELNVLLGPDDYSRQSDQPLMKDIRVRIAKTVA, encoded by the coding sequence ATGGGTGAGTCCTTCGGACTGACGACCGAGAAGCCGCGTCAGGGGGGCCTCGGCCCGCGGGTCGACGGCGACTGGTCGAGCACGGGCGCGTACGAGCACCCGGCCGCCGGATGGGGGGCCGCACTCACCGTGGGCAAGGTGCTGCTCGAGCAGCGTCAACCGGTCGCGGGCACCAAGGCAATGTTCACGATGAACCACCCGAAAAGCGGCTTCGACTGCCCGGGGTGCGCGTGGCCCGACGACAAGGGCGTCACCCTCGACATCTGCGAGAACGGCATCAAGCACGTCACGTGGGAGATGACGCACAAGCGCGTCGGCAAGGAGTTCTTCGCCGCGCACTCGGTGACCGAGCTGTCGCAGTGGAGCGATTTCGAGCTGGAGGACGCCGGACGCCTCGTGGGCCCGATGGTCTACGACGCCACCACCGACCACTACGTCCCCATCTCGTGGAACGACGCGTTCCGCCTCATCGCGCAGCAGCTGACGGCGCTGGAGTCCCCCGACCAGGCGGCGTTCTACACCTCGGGTCGCCTCAGCAACGAGGCGTCGTTCCTGTACCAGCTGTTCGCCCGCGAACTCGGCACGAACAACCTCCCCGACTGCTCGAACATGTGCCACGAAGGCTCGGGCCGCGGGCTCACGGCATCCCTCGCCACCGGCAAGGGAACCGCCGACCTCGAGGACTGGGAGAACGCCGACGCCCTCTTCATCCTGGGGGTGAACGCGGCGTCGAACGCCCCCCGCATGCTCACGAGTCTCGCGGAGGCGATCGATCGCGGCGCGCAGATCGTGCACGTCAATCCGCTCCGCGAGGTCGCGGCCACCCGCACGATCGTGCCGCACGAGATCGTCGACATGGCCACCTTCCACTCCACCCCGACCAGCACGATGAATCTGCAGGTGCGCCCCGGCGGCGACCTGGCCCTGGTCCGCGGTATGGCGAAGGTCGTCTTCGAGGCGTCGAAGACCGACCCGACCGCACTCGACCAGGCGTTCCTCGATGAGTACACGTCCGGGTTCGACGACTACCGCGCGCTCGTCGAGGCGACGTCGTGGAGCGAGCTGGTGGAGCAGGCCGGCCTCACCGAGGCCGAGATCCGCGCCGCCGCCGCCGTCTACCTGGCCTCCGAGCGGTGCGTCATCAGCTGGTGCCTCGGCGTCAGCCAGCACCAGCACGGCGTCGACACCGTCCGCGAGATCGTCAACCTCCTGCTGCTGCGCGGCAACGTCGGGCGGCTGGGCACCGGGCCGTCGCCCGTGCGCGGACACAGCAACGTGCAGGGCAACCGCACGTGCGGCATCAACCACAAGCCCACCGAGGAGTGGCTCGCGAAGCTCGACGAGGTGTGCGGCATCACCTCCCCCCGCGAACCCGGCCTCGACACCGTCCACACCGTGGCTGCCCTGCATCGCGGCGACCTCAAGGTGTTCCTCGGCATGGGCGGCAACTTCGTGCGTGCGGCTCCCGACACGAAGCTCACCGCCGAGGGCATGAGCCGGTGCGAGCTGACCGCGCACGTCAGTACGAAGCTGAACCGCAGCCACCTCACCCATGGCAAGCAGGCGCTCATCCTCCCCTGCCTCGGCCGCACCGAGCGCGACGAGCAGGAGAGCGGGCCCCAGTCGATTTCGACCGAGGATGCCATGAGCGCGGTCATACTCTCGCGCGGCTCCCGCAAGCCCGCGTCGCCGCACCTGCTCAGCGAGCCCGAGATCATCGCGCGGATCGCCCGGGCGACCATGCCCGATTCGGCGACGCCCTGGGACTGGTACGTCGGCGACTACGACCGCATCCGCGACACCATGTCGCGCGTGCTGCCCGGCTTCGAGGGCTTCAACGAACTCGTGCGGCAGCCGTACGGCTTCCGCATCCCTCAGCCCGCCCGCGAGCGCGTCTTCCGGACGCCCTCGGGGAAGGCGGAATTCTCGGATGCCGCGCTGCCCGACGTCATCCCGGAAGAGGCCGACGTGCTCGTGCTGCAGACGATGCGCTCGCACGACCAGTGGAACACCACGATCTACTCCGCTGACGACCGCTACCGCGGTGTGCGCAACATCCGCGAGCTCGTGTTCATGAACCGCCGCGACATGAAGGAGCGCGGGATCGCCGAGGGCGATCTGGTCGACATCGTCGCCACCTCGCGCGACGGGTCGGTGCGGAGCGTGACGGCCTTCCGGGCGCTGGAGTACGACACCCCGCGCGGCAGCGCCGCGGGCTATTTTCCTGAGCTGAACGTGCTGCTCGGACCCGACGACTACAGCCGCCAGAGCGACCAGCCGCTGATGAAGGACATCCGGGTGCGCATCGCGAAGACCGTCGCCTGA
- a CDS encoding DUF6286 domain-containing protein: protein MSDSVLRTVVRRETHSPRTVAMLVVVVLLLLALAYAAVEIILSLTGAQPLLVAPGPALEAVVAAPTALMPAAFIVAGVVLAILGLIVLVLALKPGRLSKHEMGLGQRAVVVDNGVVASALAQHLSNESGIAREDIVVGVAHRTVDVTVRPPVGIPVDQGDLQRTVDAEIATYKLTPSVRTVVRVQRPDTKES from the coding sequence ATGAGCGACTCCGTGCTCCGCACCGTCGTGCGCCGTGAGACCCATTCGCCGCGCACGGTGGCCATGCTCGTCGTGGTCGTGCTGCTGCTTCTCGCGCTGGCGTACGCCGCCGTCGAGATCATTCTGAGCCTCACGGGCGCCCAGCCGCTGCTGGTCGCCCCCGGCCCCGCGCTGGAAGCCGTCGTGGCCGCGCCGACCGCTCTGATGCCGGCCGCGTTCATCGTCGCGGGTGTCGTCCTGGCGATCCTCGGTCTGATCGTGCTCGTCCTGGCTCTCAAGCCCGGGCGTTTGTCCAAGCACGAGATGGGCCTCGGACAGCGTGCCGTCGTCGTCGACAACGGCGTCGTGGCATCCGCTCTGGCGCAGCATCTCAGCAACGAGTCCGGCATCGCCCGCGAGGACATCGTCGTCGGCGTCGCCCACCGCACCGTCGACGTGACCGTGCGCCCGCCGGTCGGCATCCCTGTCGATCAGGGAGACCTGCAGCGCACCGTCGACGCCGAGATCGCCACCTACAAGCTCACCCCCTCCGTCCGCACGGTCGTGCGGGTGCAGCGACCCGACACGAAGGAGTCCTGA